From a single Bacillus sp. NEB1478 genomic region:
- a CDS encoding NAD(P)/FAD-dependent oxidoreductase: MNTHYDVIVVGAGPAGIFTSYELTRQLPDAQVLLIDKGHDIYARSCPILEKKIQKCPPAAGRKEFAGCLPACSITNGFGGAGAYSDGKFNITSEFGGWMTDYLSEEKVVELIKYVDEINLEHGATDSITDPLTPEVKDIEKRGYAAGLKLLRAQVRHLGTEQNLQILKRIYEHLKTKIDMKYKAEVEDLITERTEQGHAAKGILLKDGTSITAEKIVIVPGRDGSSWLTKILKKRRIKMTANQVDIGVRVETSNIVMEEINKHLYEGKFVFNTSVGTKVRTFCSNPAGHVVVENHSGIMLANGHAYKDPKLGSENTNFALLVSHQFAEPFDQPTEYAHEVSKLANQLSMGGLVVQKYGDILKGRRSTDKRIKEGFLRPTLKEAVPGDLGLVLPYNTMKSLIEMTEALDKVTPGIASEHTLFYGVEAKFYSARPKLDDQFESEINGLYVGGDGAGITRGLAQASACGVWIARNVAVKLKENMPLMA, encoded by the coding sequence ATGAATACCCATTATGACGTTATTGTTGTTGGTGCAGGACCTGCTGGTATTTTTACGAGCTATGAATTAACGAGACAGCTTCCAGATGCTCAAGTTTTATTGATAGATAAAGGCCATGATATTTATGCCCGGTCTTGTCCAATATTGGAAAAGAAAATTCAAAAATGCCCTCCTGCAGCAGGAAGAAAAGAATTTGCAGGCTGCCTTCCCGCTTGTTCCATTACAAATGGTTTTGGCGGTGCAGGTGCATATTCAGACGGAAAATTTAATATTACGAGTGAATTCGGCGGATGGATGACAGATTATCTTTCAGAAGAAAAAGTCGTTGAATTGATTAAATATGTCGATGAAATCAACTTGGAACATGGAGCAACTGATTCGATTACAGATCCTTTGACACCCGAGGTAAAAGATATCGAGAAACGCGGATACGCTGCTGGACTAAAACTTTTACGCGCACAAGTCCGCCACCTCGGAACAGAACAAAATCTGCAAATCCTTAAAAGAATTTATGAGCATTTGAAAACAAAAATAGATATGAAATATAAAGCTGAAGTTGAAGATCTGATAACTGAACGTACAGAACAAGGTCATGCTGCAAAAGGAATTTTGTTAAAAGACGGTACTTCCATTACTGCCGAAAAGATAGTCATCGTTCCTGGTCGTGACGGATCTTCATGGCTAACGAAAATATTAAAGAAACGCCGAATTAAAATGACCGCAAATCAAGTAGATATCGGTGTTCGTGTGGAAACATCAAATATCGTGATGGAAGAAATCAATAAACATTTGTACGAAGGTAAATTTGTTTTCAATACTTCCGTCGGGACAAAAGTAAGAACCTTCTGCAGCAACCCTGCTGGCCATGTTGTTGTAGAAAACCATTCAGGCATCATGCTCGCAAACGGCCATGCTTACAAAGATCCTAAGCTTGGCAGTGAAAACACAAACTTCGCTCTTCTTGTGTCTCACCAATTTGCAGAACCTTTTGATCAGCCTACTGAATATGCACATGAAGTTTCCAAGCTTGCCAACCAGCTTTCAATGGGCGGACTTGTCGTGCAAAAATACGGCGACATCCTAAAAGGCAGACGTTCTACTGATAAGCGTATTAAAGAGGGGTTTTTGCGCCCTACACTTAAAGAAGCTGTACCTGGTGATCTCGGTCTGGTTCTGCCATATAATACGATGAAAAGTTTGATTGAAATGACCGAAGCACTCGATAAAGTTACACCAGGTATCGCATCAGAGCACACATTGTTTTACGGAGTTGAGGCAAAATTCTATTCCGCACGACCGAAGCTGGATGATCAGTTCGAATCCGAAATCAACGGTCTTTATGTAGGCGGAGATGGTGCAGGAATTACAAGAGGACTTGCTCAAGCAAGTGCATGCGGTGTTTGGATTGCAAGAAATGTAGCGGTGAAATTGAAAGAAAACATGCCTCTTATGGCTTAA